In one Yarrowia lipolytica chromosome 1A, complete sequence genomic region, the following are encoded:
- a CDS encoding uncharacterized protein (Compare to YALI0A14366g, no similarity) yields MRSVTTSTETPAQKLDLHKVSGLHFFWKHPWHKPIIMANQTSEVRDLCANERTYLAWIKMAIAMGSAAATMLLNFRFVHVSKSRSVTPHLGNSSGLGDQHVTPKFVTYERVGVVSDSNDFERNATLVFGYIFIGLTFFTILGAARSYIHTVTGYAKQKSRVVSGAFSTMLVWLSAATILTINIILLVSNKGV; encoded by the coding sequence ATGCGGTCGGTAACTACAAGCACGGAGACCCCGGCGCAGAAGCTGGACTTGCACAAAGTGTCGGGACTGCATTTCTTCTGGAAACACCCGTGGCACAAGCCCATCATCATGGCGAACCAGACGTCCGAGGTCCGAGACCTATGCGCCAACGAACGAACCTATCTGGCATGGATCAAGATGGCGATCGCCATGGGCTCGGCGGCGGCAACCATGCTGCTCAACTTTCGGTTTGTTCACGTGTCCAAGTCGCGGAGCGTGACTCCACATTTGGGCAACTCCAGCGGTCTGGGAGACCAGCATGTGACGCCCAAGTTTGTCACGTACGAGCGTGTGGGCGTGGTCAGCGACTCCAACGACTTTGAGCGCAACGCCACGCTGGTCTTTGGCTACATTTTCATCGGCCTCACCTTCTTCACCATTCTGGGAGCGGCACGATCATACATCCACACCGTCACGGGCTACGCCAAGCAGAAGAGCCGCGTAGTGAGTGGCGCCTTTTCCACCATGCTCGTCTGGCTCTCTGCCGCCACCATTctcaccatcaacatcatCTTGCTGGTGTCCAACAAGGGCGTGTGA
- a CDS encoding uncharacterized protein (Compare to YALI0A14388g, some similarities with CA3816|IPF4017 Candida albicans unknown function): protein MLRLGGLRQVRFNSTLASSRQKCLDELKKHDKSSYIIQSYVQNEHARDAFIAIRSLCLDLSKLNAGATGSRRSGSDVSEPSQIKLGFWREGIQRVFQRTADKSGALNHPTLALLDSTLDHVDLSKRYFITLIQSREAYMGNRPFPDVDSMAVYGEGLFSQPNYLFLEATVGTSKNTTEFLKLNPEVHSELHTIIAHIGQGSGIAALLKGLPYYINQRNYVPLPVQGLVSHDLSEEEVLRGTFDKDKLSSLIFEVATRANDHLISANTLLEQLKHNLNSVPDAPKGGYFTSSMFLPMMSYIPTKIFLEKLESADFDIFSSKLQTKDNIALPYKSWRASQTKSLPE from the coding sequence ATGTTACGACTAGGAGGCCTTCGCCAGGTGCGGTTCAACTCGACGTTGGCCAGCTCGCGACAAAAGTGTctggacgagctcaaaAAACACGACAAGTCGTCCTACATCATCCAATCGTACGTGCAGAACGAACATGCCCGAGACGCCTTCATTGCCATCCGGTCTTTGTGCCTGGATCTGTCCAAGCTGAACGCTGGCGCCACGGGCTCGCGCCGGTCCGGGTCCGACGTGTCCGAGCCGTCGCAGATCAAGCTGGGGTTCTGGAGAGAGGGCATCCAGCGTGTGTTTCAGCGCACGGCCGACAAGTCCGGGGCTCTCAACCACCCGACCCTGGCGCTGCTGGACTCGACTCTGGACCACGTGGATCTGTCCAAACGGTACTTCATCACACTCATCCAGTCACGGGAAGCGTACATGGGCAACCGGCCCTTCCCAGACGTTGATTCCATGGCCGTCTATGGTGAGGGTCTCTTTTCACAGCCCAACTACCTGTTCCTGGAGGCGACGGTGGGCACGTCGAAAAACACAACCGAATTTCTCAAGCTCAATCCCGAGGTGCACTCCGAGCTGCACACCATCATCGCCCACATTGGCCAAGGATCCGGCATCGCTGCCCTACTCAAGGGCCTGCCGTACTACATCAACCAGCGCAACTACGTGCCTCTCCCCGTCCAGGGCCTGGTGTCACATGATCtgtcggaggaggaggttctCAGAGGCACCTTTGACAAGGATAAGCTGTCTTCGCTCATCTTCGAGGTGGCCACCCGCGCCAACGACCATTTGATTTCCGCAAACACgcttctggagcagctcaaacACAACCTCAACTCGGTTCCGGACGCACCAAAAGGCGGCTACTTCACCTCGTCCATGTTCCTACCCATGATGTCATACATTCCCACCAAGATCTtcctggagaagctggagtCCGCCGACTTTGACATTTTTTCGAGCAAGCTGCAGACCAAGGACAATATTGCACTGCCCTACAAGAGTTGGAGAGCCAGTCAGACCAAGAGTTTGCCAGAGTAA